One stretch of Roseimicrobium sp. ORNL1 DNA includes these proteins:
- a CDS encoding response regulator, with amino-acid sequence MNETTPKRILIAEDVRAISLRLAHSLQSRGYEVESVQDGEACLNRVTRFQPDLLVLDLMMPKVNGMEVLRALRAMPDTAALPIIISTAKDFSTELKQVRAHGVLDVIIKPFDPELLARKVDAFFSGNWAGPEGEALGTPPQTGPHYSPALDTSRPHIRLWGTRGSIPVSGPRYAQHGGNTSCMEYAFGNERLLFDAGSGLREAGLSLLPGGPRHIHLFITHTHWDHIQGFPFFLPIYVPGFEITVYGERGFGKNIEALLCGQLDRDYFPVEREDLKAKINFVFLDDNPVEVNGAKITREFTHHPGATVAFKIEHNNKKIAYVPDNEFLQGYLGDPADVARNSHMVSPHEPLLSFLHEVDVLMHEAQYRPDEYPKRIGWGHSNLASACALARLTGAAKWIVLHHDPNHDDATLHTKLNLTWQILSDMGHFVPVMHGYDGMMDFV; translated from the coding sequence ATGAACGAAACCACGCCCAAACGCATTCTCATCGCGGAGGATGTCCGAGCCATCTCTCTCCGACTGGCTCACTCTCTCCAGAGTCGTGGCTATGAAGTGGAAAGCGTGCAGGACGGCGAAGCCTGCCTGAACCGCGTGACCCGGTTCCAGCCGGACCTCCTCGTGCTGGACCTCATGATGCCGAAGGTCAATGGCATGGAAGTACTGCGCGCGCTGCGGGCCATGCCAGACACGGCGGCGCTTCCCATCATCATCAGCACGGCGAAAGATTTTTCGACCGAGTTGAAACAGGTGCGTGCGCACGGAGTGCTGGATGTGATCATCAAGCCCTTCGACCCAGAACTGCTGGCGCGGAAGGTAGACGCTTTCTTCAGCGGAAACTGGGCAGGACCGGAGGGTGAAGCCCTGGGCACACCACCGCAAACAGGTCCCCACTACTCCCCTGCCCTCGATACCAGCCGCCCGCACATCCGTCTCTGGGGCACGCGTGGTTCCATTCCCGTGTCCGGTCCGCGCTATGCACAACATGGCGGGAACACCTCCTGCATGGAGTATGCGTTTGGAAATGAGCGACTGCTCTTCGATGCCGGCTCTGGACTCCGCGAGGCAGGACTCTCACTGCTGCCGGGTGGACCGCGGCACATTCATCTCTTCATCACGCACACGCACTGGGATCACATCCAGGGCTTTCCATTCTTCCTGCCGATCTACGTGCCGGGATTTGAAATCACGGTTTACGGCGAACGCGGCTTCGGAAAGAACATCGAAGCGCTGCTCTGCGGACAGCTCGACCGGGACTACTTCCCCGTGGAGCGCGAAGATCTGAAGGCGAAGATCAACTTCGTCTTCCTGGATGACAATCCCGTCGAGGTGAACGGAGCTAAAATCACGCGTGAGTTCACCCACCATCCGGGAGCCACGGTGGCCTTCAAGATCGAGCACAACAACAAAAAGATTGCGTATGTGCCGGACAATGAGTTTCTCCAAGGTTACCTGGGAGATCCCGCGGACGTGGCACGCAACAGCCACATGGTGTCCCCTCACGAACCGCTGCTGAGCTTCCTGCACGAAGTGGACGTGCTGATGCATGAGGCGCAGTACCGCCCGGATGAATACCCCAAACGCATCGGCTGGGGGCATTCAAACCTGGCCAGCGCCTGCGCACTCGCCCGCCTTACGGGTGCCGCGAAGTGGATCGTGCTGCATCACGATCCCAACCACGACGACGCCACACTTCACACGAAGCTGAACCTCACGTGGCAGATCCTCAGCGACATGGGGCACTTCGTTCCCGTCATGCACGGGTATGACGGCATGATGGATTTTGTGTAG
- a CDS encoding metal ABC transporter substrate-binding protein has product MKPASFLLLPLAITAVALAPACKPTPPGTDEASIPKPEAKSHEATTGLIQIQAANYPLAYFADRIGGAEVKVHFLAPADEDPAFWQPSEADIAALQKANLIVLNGATYSKWLDKVTLPESKTLDTSSGFKSAYIEVKEATTHSHGKTGEHSHAGIAFTTWIDFKQALQQADAIREELQRIRPEQIELFALNFDLLKTDLMALDSELGAIAKKIGSQPLVASHPVYQYLARRYALNLQAVHWEPETVPDDAAMADLQKLLTGHPAKWMIWEGEPAKESVEKLKAIGVQSVVFDPCGNKPESGNWLDVMKANLAEMKKVAGE; this is encoded by the coding sequence ATGAAGCCCGCTTCCTTCCTCTTGCTTCCGCTTGCCATCACGGCCGTGGCGCTCGCCCCTGCGTGCAAACCCACGCCTCCGGGAACGGATGAAGCATCAATTCCAAAGCCCGAGGCGAAGTCTCACGAGGCCACCACAGGACTGATTCAGATCCAGGCCGCGAACTATCCGCTCGCGTACTTCGCGGATCGCATCGGCGGTGCGGAAGTGAAGGTGCACTTTCTTGCGCCTGCCGATGAAGACCCCGCCTTCTGGCAACCCTCAGAAGCGGACATTGCTGCGTTGCAAAAGGCAAACCTCATCGTACTCAACGGAGCCACCTATTCGAAGTGGCTGGACAAGGTCACGCTTCCCGAGTCAAAGACGCTCGATACTTCCTCTGGCTTCAAGAGCGCCTACATCGAGGTGAAGGAAGCCACCACGCACAGCCATGGCAAGACCGGTGAACACTCGCATGCGGGCATCGCCTTTACCACGTGGATCGATTTCAAGCAGGCACTGCAGCAGGCGGATGCCATCCGTGAGGAGCTTCAGCGGATCCGCCCGGAACAGATCGAACTCTTCGCCCTCAACTTCGATCTTTTGAAGACGGATCTCATGGCCCTTGATTCCGAACTTGGAGCCATCGCCAAAAAGATTGGTTCGCAACCCCTCGTGGCCTCGCATCCTGTTTATCAGTACCTGGCCCGTCGTTATGCACTCAATTTGCAGGCCGTGCACTGGGAACCTGAGACCGTGCCGGACGATGCCGCCATGGCAGACCTGCAAAAGCTCCTCACTGGCCATCCCGCGAAGTGGATGATCTGGGAAGGCGAACCCGCCAAAGAATCCGTGGAAAAGCTCAAGGCGATCGGCGTGCAAAGCGTGGTGTTTGACCCCTGCGGCAACAAACCTGAATCCGGCAACTGGCTTGACGTCATGAAAGCCAACCTCGCCGAGATGAAGAAGGTGGCAGGGGAGTAG
- a CDS encoding Do family serine endopeptidase, which yields MNIPKSKSLAIAGVAMLGAAAIVIAQEENKQPTEIKPAPQVVPKLKPAEFLSQIARDSAEVRNAGQVTLSYADVVERTLPTVVSIGTYSTKSLAAGGGGGHAGPDMSEDDMEQLPPMFREFFKDWMERHGEEGNAPSPRGGNSPRRQRPQGPRQTGLGSGVLLTSDGYIMTNNHVVENADQLKVRIGGQNKEYIAKVIGTDPSTDIALIKIDAKDLPKATFGDSAKLRVGDVVLAIGSPMGLDQSVTQGIVSALGRSDVGIIRHKQQSGYENFIQTDAAINPGNSGGPLVDGLGRVIGINTAIETRSGMFSGIGLAIPSNMALSIVTDLLDDGKVDRGFLGVVMSDVDPSMADFYGLNDSRGVTVSEVVTDSPAEKAGLLGGDVIVSADGEKVEQPSKLRLMISGKHPGEAVKFGVIRFNEKTKKPENLQLTATLEKLDADKFANVGQRPGGKAAPEKGGSFLEGVKIENLNDELRKDYGLDEKVQGVVVTSVKDDSPAAKVGLQEGDVIVQVNRQNVKTTAEARSNRGDEDGAPVVLKIQRDGQTKHIVIRN from the coding sequence ATGAATATACCTAAATCAAAATCCCTTGCCATTGCCGGTGTGGCCATGCTCGGAGCGGCGGCCATCGTGATCGCCCAGGAAGAAAACAAGCAGCCCACCGAAATCAAGCCGGCACCCCAGGTGGTGCCCAAGCTCAAACCCGCGGAGTTCCTTTCGCAGATTGCGCGCGACAGCGCTGAAGTCCGCAATGCCGGTCAGGTGACCCTCAGCTATGCAGACGTGGTGGAGCGTACGCTTCCCACCGTCGTCAGCATCGGCACCTACTCCACCAAAAGCCTTGCCGCCGGTGGTGGTGGCGGTCACGCAGGCCCCGACATGAGCGAAGATGACATGGAGCAGCTTCCACCCATGTTCCGTGAGTTCTTCAAGGACTGGATGGAACGCCATGGTGAGGAAGGCAACGCCCCGTCTCCGCGCGGCGGCAACAGCCCCCGCCGTCAGCGTCCTCAGGGCCCCCGCCAGACCGGTCTCGGTTCCGGCGTGCTGCTCACCAGCGACGGCTACATCATGACGAACAATCACGTCGTGGAAAATGCCGACCAGCTCAAGGTGCGCATCGGTGGCCAGAACAAGGAATACATCGCCAAGGTGATCGGTACCGACCCTTCGACTGACATCGCTCTCATCAAGATCGATGCGAAGGATCTGCCCAAGGCCACCTTCGGTGACAGCGCCAAGCTGCGCGTGGGTGACGTGGTGCTTGCCATCGGTTCTCCGATGGGCCTCGACCAGTCCGTGACCCAGGGCATTGTCAGTGCCCTTGGCCGTAGCGACGTGGGCATCATCCGCCACAAGCAGCAGTCCGGTTATGAAAACTTCATCCAGACTGATGCCGCCATCAACCCCGGCAACTCCGGTGGTCCGCTGGTGGACGGTCTCGGCCGCGTCATCGGTATCAATACCGCCATCGAAACCCGTAGCGGCATGTTCTCCGGCATCGGCCTCGCCATCCCGTCGAACATGGCCCTCTCCATCGTCACCGACCTGCTCGATGACGGCAAGGTGGACCGTGGCTTCCTCGGCGTTGTCATGTCCGATGTGGATCCCAGCATGGCCGACTTCTATGGCCTGAATGATTCCCGTGGTGTGACCGTGTCCGAAGTGGTGACTGATTCCCCTGCGGAAAAGGCCGGCCTGCTCGGCGGTGACGTCATCGTGAGCGCCGACGGCGAAAAGGTCGAACAGCCCTCCAAGCTGCGCCTCATGATCAGCGGCAAGCATCCTGGTGAAGCCGTGAAGTTCGGTGTGATCCGCTTCAACGAAAAGACGAAGAAGCCCGAGAACCTGCAACTCACCGCGACCCTTGAGAAGCTCGATGCTGACAAGTTTGCCAACGTGGGCCAGCGCCCCGGCGGCAAGGCTGCTCCTGAAAAGGGTGGTTCCTTCCTCGAAGGCGTGAAAATCGAAAACCTCAACGATGAACTCCGCAAGGACTACGGCCTGGACGAAAAGGTCCAGGGTGTGGTGGTGACTTCGGTGAAGGACGACAGCCCCGCCGCCAAGGTGGGTCTCCAGGAAGGTGACGTCATCGTTCAGGTGAATCGCCAGAATGTGAAGACCACGGCTGAAGCCCGCTCCAATCGCGGTGACGAAGACGGCGCCCCTGTGGTGCTGAAGATCCAGCGCGACGGACAGACGAAGCACATCGTGATTCGTAACTAA
- a CDS encoding Sel1-like repeat-containing protein kinase family protein, whose product MPGPTQFRHYLIAQEAGGKNIEVVRSAEQVGVLAFDSERHVFVHFHVLLEPLKDRPAFEERARQMQNHGHTRLARLLDYGEDDGSPFYITANVDGETLRTYLERTDTLPVWLAMQVTHSALEAMQALVEVGDFVPTQPLDGLRIIQTGAQTLQVSVADYRLAEDPASKAAKARQARTSLEKQSQFLMAFFQERLENGVSPGAATLQAADFVEMLQNLLGACGPEKAEGISTLLNEIAALLPQVPSAELPSACKPRPYLGLLLASFTEVARSLASTVRIQSQKLDPYHPYSLRGTMLKLGQSVVVEQVPPARLAGTIPAELFRQVQNLPKAGKFPNLVPVLFVEEYDGIQTVAETAVEGVTLQEVLEARGTLGVQEIYLVLAGVDTALSQLEKAGLPARRLRLEDVFLFTGVGKESPRDSGLLSRRLNEWSGFSVVIRAHPCLHAVSGRGTDPAILLPVAPSTAEDVEPVWHGGWMAALGCFLAGMPDADAAKHEAGIAETDSVRRLLAEEVHHAREGAPVKRAAFLAKYARVIQQFDVPRTAARPTPAWTEVSGAQLSPEPAAIAGAQAQEAPVYQPKVAGPAPAEGLRPLTRLPEKKAATPPLTSPHPHQPPPKPTIGFAEALIRQTQVHDHDHAGHEDEGGLRPLRGRMHALPESESSWRPMHEETSFWIRLALLLIGSLVLGALLAHLSGRALWQDIEAPKAVLVDDRDVLKAPVIDLPVAPKKQPAGTPTLPAPAGSTFKDVNIEPKATPPRQTAAAGSVAPSSVKPASPVAAPKPSPPAPVIAPTPPPTAALSPMPAPSVSPAPFETAGGATDASLKTKLAELRITGGKLPAALRADTERAASRGDAEAMLALGRSSLRGDVGAVDERAAFIWFEKAAQAGSVAANVPLAECHLQGWGTPTDPMKAVELLGNAVAAGDGHAKDLLGVCYRLGKGVPRDDARAFALCSEAYRAGVVSACGNLGALYLRGQGVAEDPSLAVQLFAEGARRGHAESMQQYAHALEYGTGIPADRTQATQWYQKAAAQGNAEAAAWCREKGVVY is encoded by the coding sequence ATGCCGGGTCCGACGCAATTCCGACATTACCTCATCGCTCAGGAAGCCGGGGGAAAAAACATCGAGGTGGTACGGTCCGCAGAGCAGGTGGGCGTTCTCGCCTTCGATTCGGAGCGCCATGTCTTCGTGCATTTCCATGTGCTTCTGGAGCCCTTGAAGGATCGTCCGGCCTTTGAGGAGCGAGCCAGGCAAATGCAGAACCACGGCCACACGCGCCTCGCCCGCTTGCTGGACTATGGCGAGGACGACGGCAGTCCCTTCTACATCACCGCCAATGTGGATGGTGAGACGCTGCGCACCTATCTGGAGCGCACAGATACCCTGCCCGTCTGGCTTGCCATGCAGGTCACGCATTCCGCCCTGGAGGCGATGCAGGCGCTTGTCGAGGTCGGCGACTTCGTTCCCACCCAGCCTCTGGATGGACTGCGCATTATCCAGACAGGTGCCCAGACCCTGCAGGTCTCCGTGGCGGACTACCGCCTCGCGGAGGACCCTGCTTCGAAGGCCGCAAAGGCACGGCAGGCACGCACTTCCTTGGAGAAGCAGAGCCAGTTCCTCATGGCCTTCTTTCAGGAGCGCTTGGAAAACGGTGTGTCCCCTGGGGCAGCGACCCTGCAAGCGGCGGACTTCGTCGAAATGCTGCAGAATCTCCTGGGCGCCTGTGGTCCGGAGAAAGCCGAGGGCATCTCCACCCTGCTCAACGAGATAGCTGCACTCCTGCCGCAGGTGCCCTCTGCGGAGCTGCCCTCCGCGTGCAAGCCGCGCCCCTACCTTGGCCTCCTGCTCGCCAGTTTCACCGAGGTGGCCCGCAGTCTTGCCTCCACGGTACGCATCCAGAGTCAGAAGCTGGATCCCTATCACCCCTACTCATTGCGCGGCACCATGCTGAAGCTGGGCCAGTCCGTCGTGGTGGAGCAAGTGCCGCCCGCCCGGCTGGCAGGCACGATTCCTGCGGAGCTTTTCCGGCAGGTGCAGAATCTCCCCAAGGCTGGCAAATTCCCCAACCTCGTCCCCGTGCTTTTCGTCGAGGAGTACGACGGCATTCAGACCGTGGCTGAGACCGCAGTGGAGGGCGTGACGCTGCAGGAGGTGCTGGAGGCTCGAGGCACCCTCGGTGTGCAGGAGATCTACCTCGTGCTGGCCGGGGTGGATACCGCACTTTCCCAGTTGGAAAAAGCTGGCCTGCCCGCGCGTCGTCTGCGCTTGGAGGATGTCTTTCTCTTCACCGGTGTGGGCAAAGAATCACCCCGCGACAGTGGCCTGCTCTCCCGCAGGCTGAATGAGTGGTCCGGCTTCTCCGTCGTCATTCGCGCGCATCCCTGCCTCCACGCAGTCTCAGGGAGAGGAACGGATCCCGCAATCTTGCTTCCTGTCGCGCCCAGCACTGCTGAGGACGTCGAGCCCGTCTGGCATGGCGGCTGGATGGCGGCCTTGGGTTGTTTCCTGGCCGGCATGCCGGATGCAGATGCTGCCAAGCACGAGGCGGGCATTGCGGAAACGGACAGTGTGCGCCGTCTCCTGGCCGAAGAAGTGCATCATGCCCGGGAGGGGGCGCCTGTGAAACGTGCGGCCTTCCTCGCCAAGTACGCCCGCGTGATCCAGCAGTTTGATGTGCCTAGGACTGCCGCCCGGCCGACCCCAGCGTGGACAGAGGTCAGCGGTGCTCAATTGTCACCGGAACCCGCGGCCATTGCCGGCGCGCAAGCGCAAGAGGCCCCCGTGTACCAGCCCAAGGTGGCAGGCCCGGCTCCAGCCGAAGGGCTGCGACCTCTCACACGCCTGCCGGAAAAGAAGGCGGCCACACCTCCGCTTACCTCTCCGCATCCGCACCAGCCACCACCGAAGCCGACCATCGGCTTTGCGGAGGCCCTCATCCGCCAGACCCAGGTGCACGACCACGACCATGCTGGGCACGAGGATGAGGGGGGGCTCCGGCCGCTTCGAGGCAGAATGCACGCACTGCCAGAGAGTGAGAGTTCATGGCGCCCCATGCATGAGGAGACTTCCTTTTGGATCCGTCTGGCTCTGCTGCTGATCGGGTCCTTGGTGTTGGGTGCGCTGCTTGCCCATCTTTCCGGCCGCGCACTCTGGCAGGATATTGAAGCGCCGAAGGCCGTGTTGGTGGACGATCGTGATGTCTTGAAGGCACCGGTGATCGACCTGCCCGTGGCTCCGAAAAAGCAGCCAGCAGGAACGCCAACGCTTCCTGCGCCCGCCGGATCCACTTTCAAGGACGTAAACATCGAACCCAAGGCTACTCCTCCCAGACAGACTGCGGCTGCCGGCTCGGTAGCCCCTTCATCGGTCAAGCCCGCTTCTCCCGTTGCTGCGCCCAAGCCTTCGCCACCAGCTCCCGTCATAGCCCCGACGCCACCGCCGACCGCAGCGCTCTCACCAATGCCCGCGCCTTCGGTATCGCCAGCACCGTTCGAGACGGCTGGAGGAGCAACGGATGCTTCTCTCAAAACGAAGCTCGCTGAACTCCGCATCACCGGAGGGAAGCTCCCTGCCGCTCTCCGTGCGGATACGGAACGCGCCGCTTCTCGTGGCGATGCCGAGGCCATGCTTGCTCTTGGACGCTCCAGCTTGCGCGGGGATGTGGGTGCGGTGGACGAGCGCGCGGCGTTCATCTGGTTTGAGAAGGCGGCGCAGGCTGGCAGTGTGGCTGCCAATGTACCGCTGGCGGAATGTCATCTTCAGGGCTGGGGCACCCCGACAGACCCGATGAAAGCGGTGGAACTACTGGGCAATGCCGTCGCCGCGGGGGATGGCCACGCGAAGGATCTCCTCGGCGTCTGCTATCGACTCGGCAAGGGCGTGCCTCGCGATGATGCCCGTGCATTTGCGCTGTGCAGTGAGGCGTATCGTGCAGGGGTGGTCTCCGCCTGTGGGAATCTTGGCGCCCTCTATTTGCGCGGGCAGGGTGTTGCGGAAGATCCGTCTCTTGCCGTGCAACTCTTCGCAGAGGGAGCCCGCCGTGGGCACGCGGAGAGCATGCAGCAGTACGCCCATGCTCTGGAGTATGGCACCGGAATTCCTGCAGACAGGACGCAGGCCACCCAGTGGTATCAAAAAGCCGCCGCGCAGGGCAATGCCGAGGCTGCGGCATGGTGCCGCGAAAAGGGTGTGGTGTATTAA
- a CDS encoding zeta toxin family protein — protein sequence MDSSDAAPINLENQRKLVACAWKQLEDALSRSEETAARLASELHPEFLRAVDEDAMHGYSGLPGLVPAASLTRMERVVEARFAQLIAVDLKGAVEQYLALAREDFGSDCYVNADLALSLFPEYARDHEFRTIFHRATYAPVSHLTRRLAIPQILRRDRKGRPLGLLLAGGPSSGKTTVSKGALKTLLDVTSIIVDSNLATMARGIELISAAIEQGLRPQVIFIYSPMYLVERFVLRRLRKNGRPISANTLADNHHEAQVTFLKLEQMYRDRADFLVFVNEGKPEEIEEKSLEFLRERSYASQGENGSKQLLAQRFREHVIREWLRGNLTTVETLASGWSAVGEESLRKLEEGADRIRKGERRTEATA from the coding sequence ATGGATAGTTCCGACGCCGCGCCGATCAATCTGGAGAACCAGCGAAAATTGGTCGCGTGTGCGTGGAAGCAATTGGAAGACGCCCTTTCCAGGTCAGAAGAGACTGCTGCACGCCTGGCTAGTGAGCTCCATCCTGAATTTTTGCGTGCGGTAGACGAAGACGCCATGCATGGCTACTCCGGGTTGCCGGGATTGGTTCCTGCTGCGAGTCTCACGCGCATGGAGCGAGTGGTGGAGGCGCGGTTTGCTCAACTCATCGCCGTGGATTTGAAAGGAGCCGTGGAGCAGTATCTCGCTCTCGCACGCGAGGATTTTGGCTCTGATTGTTATGTGAATGCGGACCTTGCCCTCTCGTTGTTTCCTGAATACGCACGAGATCACGAGTTCCGCACCATTTTCCATCGTGCCACCTATGCGCCGGTGAGCCATCTGACCCGCCGGTTGGCGATTCCTCAGATTCTGCGCCGGGACAGAAAGGGCCGCCCATTGGGGTTGCTTCTGGCTGGCGGTCCGTCGTCGGGAAAAACCACCGTGTCGAAGGGTGCTCTGAAGACCTTGTTGGATGTTACTTCCATCATCGTGGACTCCAATCTCGCCACCATGGCGAGAGGCATAGAACTGATCAGCGCTGCGATTGAACAGGGGCTCCGTCCGCAGGTGATCTTCATTTATTCGCCCATGTACTTGGTGGAGAGATTCGTATTGCGCCGACTTCGGAAGAATGGGCGGCCCATCTCGGCGAACACTTTGGCAGACAATCACCACGAGGCCCAGGTGACCTTCCTGAAGCTCGAGCAAATGTACCGCGACAGGGCGGATTTCCTGGTCTTTGTGAACGAAGGAAAACCGGAAGAGATCGAGGAGAAGTCCCTTGAGTTCCTTCGCGAACGGTCCTACGCTTCCCAAGGTGAAAATGGAAGCAAACAACTCCTCGCACAACGCTTCCGGGAGCATGTCATCCGCGAATGGCTCAGGGGCAACCTCACAACCGTTGAAACCCTTGCCTCTGGATGGTCCGCAGTTGGTGAGGAAAGCCTTCGAAAATTGGAAGAAGGAGCTGACCGTATACGAAAAGGAGAACGGCGAACCGAAGCCACTGCCTAA
- a CDS encoding STAS domain-containing protein: MNLSPHLGYEEESHAGGRVLKFAGEADFLAVPAVRQLLKSLLGQKIPLLIVDLTGVTFLNTPFWAAMQRYQLDGHPDSRLAICGMNEALRAAFDINGVGLESAEGGRIAVYETLESAKAAGTAK; encoded by the coding sequence ATGAATCTGTCCCCGCATCTGGGTTATGAAGAGGAGTCGCACGCCGGGGGCAGGGTCCTCAAGTTTGCGGGTGAGGCGGACTTCCTGGCAGTGCCGGCGGTGAGGCAGCTTTTGAAGTCGCTGCTGGGGCAGAAGATTCCCCTGCTCATCGTGGACCTCACCGGGGTGACTTTTCTAAATACGCCATTTTGGGCAGCCATGCAGCGGTACCAGCTCGACGGGCATCCTGATTCACGGCTGGCCATCTGCGGCATGAATGAGGCGTTAAGGGCGGCTTTTGACATCAATGGCGTGGGTCTCGAGTCCGCCGAGGGTGGTCGCATCGCCGTGTACGAAACCCTGGAATCAGCGAAGGCAGCGGGCACGGCCAAATAG
- a CDS encoding ABC transporter permease yields the protein MLKPGSEYSYPGLSTAMVRGAMERPWLPASMWKTFFQRALSVGVRAAPTVFLMSLCVGFVIALVLQEQLAKLSMQDRVPRLIWVILNHQLAPLLTATVFIGRSVAGTAAELANMKIAEEIKALETMGVDLSRYLLLPVLAAFGVMLPVMTIYTMGVGLIGAFLICSQTLGMSADQFVVRALEGAQISDVLVSIGKAWVFSLMAAMIAFNKGLNATGGSDAVGRVATAAVVTALVSVTAINAVITGLQLLLKR from the coding sequence ATGTTGAAGCCAGGCAGTGAGTACAGCTATCCGGGTCTCTCCACGGCAATGGTCCGCGGAGCCATGGAGCGCCCGTGGCTGCCGGCCAGCATGTGGAAGACCTTCTTCCAGCGCGCGCTCTCCGTGGGTGTGCGTGCGGCGCCCACGGTCTTCCTGATGTCACTCTGCGTGGGCTTCGTGATAGCACTGGTGCTGCAGGAACAGCTTGCCAAGCTGAGCATGCAGGACCGGGTGCCACGGCTCATCTGGGTAATCCTGAATCACCAGCTCGCGCCGCTGCTCACCGCTACGGTTTTCATCGGGCGCAGTGTGGCAGGTACGGCGGCGGAACTCGCGAACATGAAGATCGCGGAGGAGATCAAGGCGCTGGAGACCATGGGCGTGGACCTTTCGCGCTACCTGCTGCTGCCGGTGCTCGCAGCCTTCGGCGTGATGCTGCCGGTGATGACCATCTACACGATGGGTGTGGGATTGATTGGCGCGTTTCTCATCTGCTCGCAGACGCTGGGCATGTCCGCGGATCAGTTCGTGGTGCGGGCGCTGGAGGGAGCGCAGATCAGCGACGTGCTCGTGAGCATCGGGAAGGCATGGGTGTTCTCACTGATGGCCGCCATGATTGCCTTTAACAAAGGGCTCAATGCCACGGGCGGCTCGGATGCCGTGGGACGCGTGGCCACTGCTGCGGTGGTGACGGCGCTCGTATCCGTGACGGCCATCAATGCGGTGATCACGGGTCTGCAACTTCTGCTGAAACGCTAG
- a CDS encoding ATP-binding cassette domain-containing protein — protein sequence MPPPAAKSKTSTGPLLVVKDLIKAYPNGTRVLNGVSFEVHAGDVFTILGGSGCGKSTLLNILIGVDAPTEGSVHVLGENIHQLPRPKRATLMRDVGVLFQSGALLQSLTIAENVALPFQQHHPEIANDKELLEDTVMMKLRAVGLARHADKYPRELSGGMKKRAALARALALDPKLLISDEPTSGLDPVSTKEIDDLTITLSRKSGATVIVVTHDLLSFQRIATRGIMLGAERDGAVRGTVLLSGTKQEFHASTHPLVRAFLQPAEDLAAAGVAV from the coding sequence ATGCCCCCCCCTGCCGCCAAGTCGAAGACCTCCACCGGGCCGCTGCTCGTGGTGAAGGATTTGATCAAAGCGTATCCCAATGGCACGCGCGTGCTGAATGGCGTGAGCTTCGAGGTGCATGCAGGAGATGTCTTCACCATTCTCGGAGGTTCAGGCTGCGGAAAGAGCACGCTGCTGAACATTCTCATCGGCGTGGACGCGCCCACGGAAGGCTCCGTGCATGTGCTGGGAGAAAACATCCACCAACTCCCCCGCCCCAAGCGTGCGACGCTGATGCGGGATGTCGGTGTGCTCTTCCAATCGGGAGCGCTGCTGCAGAGTCTGACGATCGCGGAAAATGTGGCGCTGCCTTTTCAGCAGCATCATCCCGAGATCGCCAATGACAAGGAACTGCTGGAAGACACGGTGATGATGAAGCTCCGCGCGGTGGGCCTGGCGCGACATGCGGATAAGTACCCGCGCGAACTCAGCGGCGGCATGAAGAAGCGCGCAGCACTGGCGAGAGCACTGGCCCTAGATCCGAAACTGCTCATCAGCGACGAGCCCACCTCCGGTCTCGATCCGGTGAGCACGAAGGAAATCGACGACCTCACCATCACCCTCAGCCGGAAGAGCGGCGCGACGGTGATTGTAGTCACGCATGACCTGTTGAGCTTCCAGCGCATCGCCACACGCGGCATCATGCTCGGGGCGGAGCGCGATGGTGCGGTGCGCGGCACGGTGCTGCTCTCTGGCACGAAGCAGGAATTCCACGCCAGCACGCATCCCCTGGTGCGCGCCTTCCTCCAGCCTGCCGAGGATCTCGCCGCGGCGGGCGTGGCTGTCTGA